From Luteibacter yeojuensis:
GCCGTGGAGTCCAGGGGCTGCACCATCATGCTGTACTGCTGCGCCTCGCAGGCCTCCTGTACGCCGGCCTGCACCTCCATGATGTAGCTGGGGGACAGGTTGTCGTAGAGCAGCCCGATCATGAAGGACCGATTGGACGCCAGGCTGCGCGCCGACGTCAGCGGACGGTACTTCAGTTCGGCGACGGCGGCCATCACGCGGTCGCGCACTTCCCTGCGCACGCCCGGTTCCTGGTTGAGCACGCGTGAGACGGTCTTCTTCGACGTATCGGACGCACGAGCCACATCGTTGATGGTCACGCGCGACATGAAGGCCTCTTCAATGCTTCGTTCCCCGGACGACTCCCGCGGCGACCTGCTCCGCGGGCGTGTTCCAACCGGATACCTCGACCACCGTACCGGCCGTGCCTTGCGCCGGGTAGCGCGCCGTGAGCACGACGGACTCGCCGGGCCAGAGCGTGACGTCATTGTCAGACCACCTCACGGGCAGCGCAAGCTCGCCCTTCGCGCCGCGGCGAATGGCCAGGTGCTCCTGCACGGCGGCCGAGGGCGACGACGAGGGGATGGAAAGCGTCACCGTGGCGACCTCGTCGGCACCCTCGCGAGCAACGGAGGCATGGACCTCGCGGGTCGCCTTCGGCAAGGACGCCAGGGCGGTGAAATCGCCGTACTGCGTCACCGGCGTGAGATACCAGTTCGACGTCGCCCAGTCGAGTTCGTCCTGGCGCGTGGACAGCCAGTAGACATTCCGGCTCACGGGCTTCCCGTCGGCGGCGGCGAGTTCCAGCTCGACGAAATAGACCGGGGACAATCCCGCGACCGGCGGCAGGTCGAGCACCGGCTGCGCACGATTGCCCGGGAGTTCGATACGCGGCACCTGCTTCTCATAGCGCACGCTCCCGTCGAGGTTGCGGACCTTTACCGAAGCCCGCAGCCCATGGCGTTCGTCCAGCGTGTGGTTCACCACCACGATGGAACGCGAGTCGTACGAGTACTGGATGTGCACCGGTTCGTTGGCCTTCTTGGCACCGTAGTACGCACCGGCCGGATTCAGGTAGTAGTCGTAAAGGTGCCAATGCAGCGACGGCCAGGCGTTGTTGAGCATCCAGTAGATGACCCCGGTGGCGGGGTTCGCCGCCCCCATGCGTGCGTTGAAGGCTTCGAATTGCGCGCGCACGTTGTCGTAGTTGTCGAGCTGGGCCTTCGCCACGTAGTCGGCGAGGCCGGTGGGCGCGCCGTAGCGCTCCGCCAGCGCTGTGTCGAACGGGGTGAGCACGGCGAACGTCGACCAGTCGGCCGAGGCGTGATACTGCCGGGCCTCGGGATACTTCCATAGGGCCTCCTGCTCTTGCGCCGAGAGCATGCGCTGCACGTCCTCGAGCCGCGGAATAACCGCGCCGGCGCTGACTTCCGAATCGAAGCCGAACGCCGCGCCGAGCTTGTCCGCGTACCAGTACGACGGCGGAATCCAGTCGTACGGGCCCGCCATCTTCATGCCGGACGGGCCGGCCTCGGCCGTCTTCTCGTCCACGGCGGCGGAGATGATGGGCAACGACCAGCCTTCGGCGCGGAGCGTGTCCGTGTACATCTTCGCGAGCTTCGGCGGCGGTGCGTGGTCGCTGCCGATGTAGAAGCCGATCACCGAGGGATGGTTGCGCAGCAGGCGGGCCTCGCTGGCCATGGAAGCCTGCGCCACGCGCATGTCGGCATCGGTCCAGGGCTCGCCGCCCGTCTTCGCGGCGGCTTCCCATTTGTCGCAACATTCCCAGCCGGGCAGGACGAGGATGCCGTGACGGTCGGCCAGGTCGTAGAACCGGTCGCTCTCCAGCTTGCCTTCGCTACGGATGGCGTTGATGCCGAGGTTCGCCACATAGCCGAA
This genomic window contains:
- a CDS encoding glycoside hydrolase family 2 protein, whose product is MQRIVLAAVVAMGLGSGPVAMARTTYADTRVAAEAGTVSPIGHWQIQDIAKAQEDGAAISASGFATKDWYPVTGRATVMAGLLENDVFKFDVFHSDNLRAVQVPDASGNLFVTPWWYRAGFTLAKAAGTRHTLLRTRGIIASADLWVNGQKVADHADLAGAYPVHDIDVTHWVRAGANAVALKVYPGDPRMSLSIGWVDWNPTPPDNNMGPWRGVDVVQTGPVALSAPYVAPTLSADLGQATLAVTVTATNLDTVPHETTVSGTVADAPVRQTVRLAPGEAKVVSFASGSTPAVTLDRPKVWWPIGMGEHPLYRMAVTATVDGALSDRAETSFGVRRVESTLTRQGYRQFIVNGQPLLIRGGGWAPDMFLRDDPARMEAEFGYVANLGINAIRSEGKLESDRFYDLADRHGILVLPGWECCDKWEAAAKTGGEPWTDADMRVAQASMASEARLLRNHPSVIGFYIGSDHAPPPKLAKMYTDTLRAEGWSLPIISAAVDEKTAEAGPSGMKMAGPYDWIPPSYWYADKLGAAFGFDSEVSAGAVIPRLEDVQRMLSAQEQEALWKYPEARQYHASADWSTFAVLTPFDTALAERYGAPTGLADYVAKAQLDNYDNVRAQFEAFNARMGAANPATGVIYWMLNNAWPSLHWHLYDYYLNPAGAYYGAKKANEPVHIQYSYDSRSIVVVNHTLDERHGLRASVKVRNLDGSVRYEKQVPRIELPGNRAQPVLDLPPVAGLSPVYFVELELAAADGKPVSRNVYWLSTRQDELDWATSNWYLTPVTQYGDFTALASLPKATREVHASVAREGADEVATVTLSIPSSSPSAAVQEHLAIRRGAKGELALPVRWSDNDVTLWPGESVVLTARYPAQGTAGTVVEVSGWNTPAEQVAAGVVRGTKH